The following is a genomic window from Methylomarinum vadi.
AACCGACTTCACGACAATCCCGTTCTTCCGTAAAAAACAAATCGCCTCGATCCGCCAAACGCGCTTCCCCGAAACAAGATAAAACGCTTGGCAGTTTCCTGCGCCTGGCCATGTTGGCGATTTTAGAAATAACCGGCTTGCTGGTGTTGGCGGCCTTGGCGATCGCCGTCATGCTAGGGTATACCTCCACTTGGTTTGCCGGCACCGCGTTGTTGACTCATTTGCTGCCTTTTATCGTCGGCGTATTGATTCTGGCGGGGTTGCTTGGATTTTTCATGCTGGGCTGGTGGAAACTCCGGCGTCCGCTGCAACGCTTGACGGCTTTCTTGCCGCCGGCGTTGTCGCTTGGTGCGGCCCTGTTCGCCGCTTGGTCCGTTAGCTACGGCGATATGGCTCCCGCCTTCGTTCAGTTCAAGATGCTGGTCGGGGCCAAGGAAGAAGCCCGCCGTATCACGCTGGCGCACCAGGTTTATGCGGCCTACCGCCGTCATGGAAACGGTCCCCTGCAACGAATGGTTCAGCGCAGCCAGGCCTATCGGACGGTCGTTGAGGAGGCGGCCGAAAGCTTTGGCATCGATCCCGATTTGCTGCTGGGCGTGGCCGCGGCCGAGTCTTCTTTTAGGCCAAGGGACAGCCGCGATGGCGGGCGCGGCTTGTTTCAAGTAACCCGCGTGCCGCGGACCGCGCTAAAAGAAGCCGCGATACGCCTCGACGTGCCGAAACCTTCGTTGCGCGTTCCCCGTCATAATGCTTTCGTCGCCGCGGCGACATTGCATTATTACATGCGCGAAATGGATGACGATCTATTCCTTGGCTTGTTGGCCTACAACATTGGCCCGCGTAACGGCGGTCTGCGGTTTGTTATGGATCGCTACGGCGTCAACGATTTTGTCACGATACAGCCTTATCTCAAGGAACTGCCGCGCGATTACCCGATACGGGTTTTATCTTATGCGCTGGCATTCAGAATCTGGCGGCAACAGGGGCGAATGCTGCCTTATGAGAAAGCCGGCAATGCGCCACTCATCCAGCGCATTGGCATACCGGGGCTACATGACGATGTATTTTAAACCGCTACGGTAGTCGGCGGATGAACAGGCCTTTTGGTAGGCGTCGCCAGTCCTCTCTTCCCAATCGCTATTTCCTCGTTTGGTTTTTTCATTCGCTGTTAACCCAAATTTAACCTTAGGTTAACCCTCTTTAAACCGAGGTCTTTTTATAATTCGGGCTTTCTTGATTCAACAACAGGAACAAAGCGTTGCGGGCTCGAATTCAGTATCAGTTTGATCGGTTTATTCTGACTCATTTTCTTCTTCCTTTCATGGCGTTTGTGCTGGTTTTTTCCATTTTGGAATTTTTCCGCCTAGATCTTGATTTGGCCGACTTTTTTTATGATGCAAGCGTTGAACGCTGGCCATGGCGCGATCATTGGCTGACCAAGACCGTTCTGCATGATTGGGGGCAGATTGTCGATATGGGCTTGGGCGCTTTGGCATTGTCCGTTCTGCTGTTATCACGTTTCATCAAGCCGTTACGGCCTTATAGCAAAATGTTGCTGTTTCTGTTTATCGCCAGTGTCACCGGCCCGGCCTTGATCGCCGTCTTGAAAAACAGCACCCATATTTATTGTCCCTGGGATTTGTCGTTATTTGGCGGCGACAAACCTTATGTCCGGTTGTTCGACTTTGCCAGTTATCCGGCGGCGATAGGCCATTGTTTTCCGGCGGCCCATGCCGGCGGCGGCTATGCCTTGCTCAGTTTGTATTTTTTTCTGCTGTTGATAAAGCCGGAATATCATTTTGCGGGGCTGTTCAGCGGCCTTTTCCTGGGCTTGGTGTTTGGCATTACCCAACAAATGCGTGGCGCCCATTTTCTTAGTCATGACGTTTTTTCGCTGGCGATTTGCTGGTTCTCTTCGCTGATTTTATTTGTAGTTCTTTTCTGGAGGGACGTGCAATGGAAATAAACAGTTTGCGGCACGGATCGATGAAATCCCGCTTTAGTATTCTGACACTGGCTTTCGTCGTCAGCTTGCCGGTATTTGCCCTGTTTCGCTTAATCTTGTTGATCAGACATTATGCAGATATCGACGAGCCATTTTATAAAGTAATCGCGGCGCTATTGCTCGGGTTGGTCCATGATGTCGCCTTTCTGAGTTATTTGCTGATTCCTTTCGCGCTTTATTTGCTGCTGGTGCCGAATCGCTTTTACCGTTCAATGGTTAACAAAGTGATCGTCTATGTTTTGTTCTTTGCTTGCCTGTACGCCTTGTATTTCGATATGGCGGCGGAATGGTTGTTTTGGAGCGAATTCGGGGTACGATTCAATTTTATCTCGGTGGATTATCTGATTTACACCCATGAGGTGGTCAATAATATTATCGAATCCTATCCGCTGACCGGATTGTTGAGCGCTATTTTTGTCGTGTCGGTCGTGACATTCGCCCTATGCCGGAAAAAAGTGCAGACCCATTTGCTGGTAGAAGACAAATTTTCCAGCCGTTTCAAAATCACGCTGGGTTTGTTGCTGGTGCCGTTAATTAGTTATGCGGCGATCGACCAGTCTTGGCATGACATCTCCCGTAACCGGTTTATCAATGAAATAGCGGCCAATGGTCCCTATCAGTTTTTCGCCGCATTCAAAAATAATGAAATCGACTACCACCGTTTTTATGCCTTGGGGGACGATGAGGAACTGTCCCGGCAAATCAAGCGATTGGTAGGAAACGGCGGCCAGGGGGGTGATTCGTTACCGTTATACGAAATAGCCAGGTATGTAGACGGCGGTGGCGAGGAAAAACATTTGAATGTCGTGTTGATTACCGTCGAAAGTTTGAGCGCCGAATTCCTAAGGCATTTTGGCAATAACGAGAATCTAACGCCTTTCATGGACCAATGGTTCGACCAGGGCTTGTTGTTCACTAATTTTTACGCCACCGGTACCCGTACCACCCGCGGTCTGGAAGCGTTGACATTGTCGATTCCCCCCACGCCAGGCCGTTCCATCGTCAAACG
Proteins encoded in this region:
- a CDS encoding lytic transglycosylase domain-containing protein, yielding MAKPTSRQSRSSVKNKSPRSAKRASPKQDKTLGSFLRLAMLAILEITGLLVLAALAIAVMLGYTSTWFAGTALLTHLLPFIVGVLILAGLLGFFMLGWWKLRRPLQRLTAFLPPALSLGAALFAAWSVSYGDMAPAFVQFKMLVGAKEEARRITLAHQVYAAYRRHGNGPLQRMVQRSQAYRTVVEEAAESFGIDPDLLLGVAAAESSFRPRDSRDGGRGLFQVTRVPRTALKEAAIRLDVPKPSLRVPRHNAFVAAATLHYYMREMDDDLFLGLLAYNIGPRNGGLRFVMDRYGVNDFVTIQPYLKELPRDYPIRVLSYALAFRIWRQQGRMLPYEKAGNAPLIQRIGIPGLHDDVF
- a CDS encoding phosphatase PAP2 family protein, translated to MRARIQYQFDRFILTHFLLPFMAFVLVFSILEFFRLDLDLADFFYDASVERWPWRDHWLTKTVLHDWGQIVDMGLGALALSVLLLSRFIKPLRPYSKMLLFLFIASVTGPALIAVLKNSTHIYCPWDLSLFGGDKPYVRLFDFASYPAAIGHCFPAAHAGGGYALLSLYFFLLLIKPEYHFAGLFSGLFLGLVFGITQQMRGAHFLSHDVFSLAICWFSSLILFVVLFWRDVQWK
- a CDS encoding LTA synthase family protein, which codes for MEINSLRHGSMKSRFSILTLAFVVSLPVFALFRLILLIRHYADIDEPFYKVIAALLLGLVHDVAFLSYLLIPFALYLLLVPNRFYRSMVNKVIVYVLFFACLYALYFDMAAEWLFWSEFGVRFNFISVDYLIYTHEVVNNIIESYPLTGLLSAIFVVSVVTFALCRKKVQTHLLVEDKFSSRFKITLGLLLVPLISYAAIDQSWHDISRNRFINEIAANGPYQFFAAFKNNEIDYHRFYALGDDEELSRQIKRLVGNGGQGGDSLPLYEIARYVDGGGEEKHLNVVLITVESLSAEFLRHFGNNENLTPFMDQWFDQGLLFTNFYATGTRTTRGLEALTLSIPPTPGRSIVKRPDNAKMFSLGRVFQQKGYDTVFLYGGRGYFDNMNAFFSGNGYRIIDQTDLSEQEIHFENAWGVADDDLLSRALKEADSDYAQRKPFLFQIMTTSNHRPYTYPEGRIDIPSGTGRSGGVKYTDYAIGKFIKAAQNRPWFEDTVFVVVADHCAGSARKAELPVDKYHIPLFMYSPKNIQPGKIDTLSSQIDVAPTLLGLLNFSYESRFFGKDILKMRPQQGRALIGNYQKLGLFKNDKLVYLAPRRQVFVVEDPLAKAVQLKPEQASDLVAENMAYYQAADYIWTHRLNRY